In Candidatus Aminicenantes bacterium, a single genomic region encodes these proteins:
- a CDS encoding DUF4185 domain-containing protein → MKRPRWLGAGCLAAVALSLCLGCVAPVRRAYEVGVDDAYDRMFTRSEGWTGGDIASTVPLSESLTLWLFGDSWVGRVFEDRHVQAEMINNAVALQAGKGASPDGLRFFYGTRNGKPAALFTPPDGRGFYWLSRGGIRTRDGLYLIVSQVVKKEGDSSVFGFEAVGNSLLFIDNPLDPPTLWRPEILEIPFFERTADGVEIDFGDPQFIEAGRIYIYGVAFDRPRGNRFMLLARAPESRLRDFSAWEFYGGGRWGSDFKKAEQLCDRFGAEFSVSYVPGIRKYVAIYSDLGMSDKIMMRMAPAPEGPWSEQEMVYQTPDPAKDKDYFCSAAKGHAALSGPDNLLVSYVCNSTDFWKMASDARIYRPRFIRILFESP, encoded by the coding sequence TTGAAAAGACCGAGGTGGCTTGGGGCGGGCTGCCTGGCGGCCGTCGCTCTCTCCCTCTGCCTCGGATGCGTGGCACCCGTCCGGCGGGCTTACGAAGTCGGCGTCGACGACGCCTACGACCGGATGTTCACGAGGTCAGAAGGGTGGACGGGAGGGGACATCGCTTCGACCGTTCCCCTCTCGGAATCCCTGACCCTATGGCTGTTCGGCGACTCCTGGGTCGGCCGGGTCTTCGAGGATCGCCATGTTCAGGCGGAGATGATCAACAACGCCGTGGCCCTCCAGGCTGGAAAAGGCGCCTCTCCGGACGGCCTACGCTTCTTCTATGGGACCCGGAACGGCAAGCCCGCGGCTCTGTTCACTCCTCCCGACGGCCGCGGCTTCTACTGGCTTTCCCGCGGCGGGATCAGGACCCGGGATGGGCTGTATCTGATCGTCTCCCAAGTCGTCAAGAAAGAGGGAGATTCTTCGGTCTTCGGATTCGAAGCCGTCGGCAATTCGCTGCTATTCATCGACAACCCCCTGGATCCCCCCACCCTCTGGCGGCCGGAAATCCTGGAAATCCCCTTTTTCGAGAGGACGGCCGACGGAGTGGAGATCGACTTCGGGGACCCGCAATTCATCGAAGCCGGCCGGATCTACATCTACGGGGTCGCCTTCGACCGGCCGCGGGGGAATCGCTTCATGCTCCTGGCCAGGGCGCCCGAAAGCCGGCTGAGGGATTTCTCGGCCTGGGAATTCTACGGCGGCGGCCGCTGGGGGAGCGATTTCAAAAAAGCCGAACAGCTCTGCGATCGATTCGGCGCCGAGTTTTCCGTCTCATATGTGCCGGGCATCCGAAAATACGTCGCGATCTATTCGGATCTGGGGATGTCCGACAAGATCATGATGAGGATGGCGCCGGCGCCGGAGGGCCCCTGGAGCGAACAGGAGATGGTTTACCAGACGCCGGATCCGGCCAAGGACAAGGATTATTTCTGCTCTGCGGCAAAGGGCCACGCCGCGCTCTCGGGGCCGGACAACCTGCTCGTCAGCTATGTCTGCAATTCGACCGATTTCTGGAAAATGGCATCCGACGCCCGGATCTACCGGCCGCGGTTCATTCGGATCCTATTCGAATCGCCCTGA
- a CDS encoding carbohydrate-binding family 9-like protein: MSADWTDSDMTRYTCRRAAGPILVDGKLDEPSWRNAPRSPRFVDMITGRPGFMETRAAALWDDEAFYVGFWIEEPFVEARLTERDATIFQENDVEVFIDGGDCYYEFEINAKNTIYEVLFIWQDAYLKKFRTPEFDVFARHAYTFGGNHDRDARTFWRGTHPRGLRWAFTDWDFPGLRSAVRVDGRLNDDGSVDKGWTVELAFPWAGMAHLAGGRSLPPKDGDEWRIFFGRFGKLAVGEAVVSPAFSWGRIGDGDNHIPERFTRVTFSERPVDPAPPAR; the protein is encoded by the coding sequence ATGAGCGCCGATTGGACCGACTCCGACATGACCCGGTACACCTGCCGCCGCGCCGCCGGCCCCATTCTCGTCGACGGCAAGCTGGACGAACCGTCCTGGCGGAATGCGCCCCGGTCGCCGCGGTTCGTGGACATGATCACCGGCCGACCGGGATTCATGGAGACCAGGGCCGCAGCGCTCTGGGACGACGAAGCCTTCTACGTTGGGTTCTGGATCGAGGAGCCCTTTGTCGAAGCCAGGCTGACGGAGCGCGACGCGACTATCTTCCAGGAGAACGACGTCGAAGTGTTCATTGACGGCGGGGACTGCTATTACGAGTTCGAGATCAACGCGAAGAATACGATCTACGAAGTCTTATTCATTTGGCAGGATGCCTACCTGAAGAAGTTCCGGACTCCGGAGTTCGATGTTTTTGCCCGACACGCCTATACCTTCGGCGGCAATCATGACCGCGACGCCCGGACGTTTTGGCGCGGAACCCACCCTCGGGGGCTGCGCTGGGCTTTCACCGATTGGGATTTTCCCGGCCTGCGCTCGGCGGTCCGGGTCGACGGCCGGCTGAACGACGACGGCTCGGTGGACAAGGGTTGGACGGTCGAGCTGGCTTTTCCCTGGGCCGGCATGGCCCACCTGGCCGGCGGCCGCAGCCTCCCTCCCAAGGACGGCGACGAGTGGCGGATCTTCTTCGGCCGCTTCGGGAAGCTGGCCGTCGGCGAGGCCGTGGTCAGCCCGGCTTTTTCCTGGGGCCGCATCGGCGACGGCGACAACCACATCCCCGAGCGCTTCACTCGAGTGACGTTTTCCGAGAGGCCCGTCGATCCGGCGCCGCCGGCCCGATAG
- a CDS encoding Gfo/Idh/MocA family oxidoreductase, with protein sequence MSGTKIKRRDFLKSAAAIAAAPSIVPASVLGWNAPSNRVNLAAIGVGNRGASNVWQEFVATQADVRLVAACDCFAGRRADFAAKANAFYGGKVCEAVADWREVLARKDIDGIVVSTPDHWHVPIAYHAALAKKDMYVEKPLGVAMAWAWKLRQAAAASKIVFQYGTQQRSSGEFTRAVELVRNGYIGRIKHIDAWCAGMRSGDGYAEVFAERFKDTTPLPVPEGLDYEMWIGPAPMSPYTKTRCTEWGAYHIYDYALGFIAGWGAHPLDIAQWGLGLDHASPVFYEGRGEIPQGGLFDTIDNWDVRCRYANGVTMRFMCDRVAKGVPGLMDDPKKRPFMDHGTTFWGEGGWISVSRGALYAAPKELQTKRIRDDEMPVIRSKSQGLNFVESIRSRRPTVNPLESAIRSDTISHLSDIAIRLGRPIKWDPERERIIGDEEAARRLDRPLRRPWRM encoded by the coding sequence ATGAGCGGGACAAAGATCAAGCGAAGGGATTTTCTGAAGTCCGCCGCCGCGATCGCCGCGGCGCCGTCCATCGTGCCCGCGAGCGTGCTCGGCTGGAACGCGCCCAGCAACCGGGTTAACCTGGCCGCGATCGGCGTCGGCAACCGCGGCGCAAGCAACGTTTGGCAGGAATTCGTCGCGACCCAGGCCGACGTGCGCCTCGTGGCCGCCTGCGACTGCTTCGCCGGCCGGAGGGCGGACTTCGCCGCCAAGGCCAACGCCTTCTACGGCGGCAAGGTCTGCGAGGCGGTGGCCGATTGGCGGGAGGTCCTGGCCCGCAAAGACATCGACGGCATCGTCGTCAGCACCCCGGACCACTGGCACGTCCCCATCGCCTATCACGCCGCCCTGGCCAAGAAGGACATGTACGTCGAAAAGCCGCTCGGTGTCGCCATGGCCTGGGCCTGGAAGCTGCGGCAAGCCGCGGCCGCCAGCAAGATCGTCTTCCAATACGGCACCCAACAGCGCTCCTCGGGCGAGTTTACCCGGGCCGTCGAGCTGGTGCGCAACGGTTATATCGGCAGAATCAAGCACATCGACGCCTGGTGCGCCGGAATGCGCTCCGGCGATGGCTATGCGGAGGTCTTCGCCGAGCGATTCAAGGACACCACCCCCCTGCCCGTGCCGGAAGGCCTGGACTACGAGATGTGGATCGGCCCCGCACCGATGAGCCCCTACACCAAGACCCGCTGCACGGAATGGGGCGCTTACCACATCTACGACTACGCCTTGGGCTTCATCGCCGGCTGGGGCGCTCATCCCCTGGACATTGCCCAATGGGGGCTCGGCCTGGACCACGCCAGCCCGGTCTTCTACGAGGGCCGGGGCGAGATTCCGCAGGGGGGCCTGTTCGATACCATCGACAACTGGGACGTGCGCTGCCGCTACGCGAACGGCGTGACCATGCGCTTCATGTGCGACCGGGTGGCCAAGGGCGTCCCGGGCCTGATGGACGATCCCAAGAAGCGCCCGTTCATGGACCACGGCACGACGTTCTGGGGCGAGGGCGGCTGGATCAGCGTCAGCCGGGGGGCGCTCTATGCCGCCCCCAAAGAGCTCCAGACGAAGAGGATCCGCGACGATGAGATGCCCGTCATCCGGAGCAAGAGCCAGGGGCTCAACTTCGTCGAGAGCATCCGATCGCGCCGGCCGACGGTCAATCCGCTCGAGTCCGCCATCCGCTCCGATACGATCAGCCATCTCTCCGACATCGCCATCCGCCTCGGCCGGCCGATCAAGTGGGATCCGGAGAGGGAAAGGATCATCGGCGACGAAGAAGCCGCCCGGCGCCTGGACCGGCCCCTGCGCCGGCCCTGGAGGATGTGA